The stretch of DNA ATTCTGCAGAGAAATTAACAGCGCTGGTTGTAGATGACGATAAGCTTGTCCGAATGATTCATCAAGGTCTGTTGAAAAGAGCTGGTGTGAAAAATGAAGCTGTGAAAAATGGTAAAGAAGCTGTAGATATTCATTACAGTGGTCAAAGATTTGACATTATTCTCATGGATAACGAAATGCCTATCATGACTGGGATTGAGGTACATAGTTACATTATCAGTTTGCttactaattttgttttgtatacTTTCTTGTTGAGGCATTGTTTTTTATGCAGGCAACCAAGAAACTGCGATCAATGGGCATACTTAGCAGGATTATTGGTGTGTCGTCGTGTACAGAAGCAGAAAAACAGGAATTTATGAAAGCTGGGATAGATGACTATCAAGTGAAACCATTGACCATTGGTGTGCTTAATTCGATTCTTGATGTTGTAAAAGCTAGCAAGTAGCATGGCCTTTGTGGATGATGTTGTAAGAAATTAGGAGAACCTTGGGTTTTTAGTGTAGATagtttcttttgaaaaatatttgcaAGTTATCTCTGTGATTTTCAATTGTTAATTCAGTATGtcataattgaaatttgaagcTACTCAAAAGCTGTTTGTGGTTACAATATTTGCATGTCTcagttttcttctatttttgttGGTTACAAAGTTTCGAAGTTTTCATTAACTACATATGCAGCCTGCAGAGGTCATAAATTTTCATGATTCCTCTGAGTGTAGCATATTTTCAGATAGTATAAACTAGCAAGATGAATATGTTTACCAATTTTGATCAAACAaacttattaataattaatcaaATAGTGAAACAtgctgaattttttatttaataatgtgCATTTCCTATATATGAAACCTTGAACAGAAAAATCCAATGGATTGCTCTTCTTGCTAGAAAGGGATTACAATCTATGCTCTTTGAAAAGTTGAGGCATTCTTTTATGATTGCTGTCAAGTGTCTAATCTATTGCTGGCTGTAAAACGAATCTTCGGCTTCTGAAACGTGCTTTGTAAGGATTGTTTCTGATACCAACAATTTAGTTTCATCACCATTAGCAGTCATGTCCATACCATGCCAAATATTGAGGACCAGCCATCTTCCAAAACAATTATGTATATCAAAATTCTATAATAATACATAAGTGTTAAGAATTAAGATTTAGCATTATAATTGTTTTCAAAATACAATTTTACATATCACAGAATGTACACATTAATACTTCTCTAACAAGATCGATAAAACTTTGTAGTCCTACGAAGTTCAACATCATCATTCCAGTTCGTATTAATGAAGCTTTGCCGAGGAGGGTACCTCTCCGCATGTTGGAACAAGGAACAGTTTCTGAGTTCTGACTCACTCTTGTCTGCTGTTACTGCTGCATTGATACCAGCAATGATAATTTCATGATACACTCATTTCTCTTCATCCTCAGAATCTGACTTTGCAAACAATGGTTCAGGTTGACTTTCGGCATATGCTGAAGCTATGAACTTTGGTTCCTTTGCAACACCAACATATTTTAGGATAGCTTACCTCGGATCCTCATCCATCCATGTCTCCTTAATCATACCACCTTTCTGCagttaagtaaaaaatataattacctTCGACTGTCATTTTGTAAAGTATGAAGACCAGAGAGTCAAGAAAAGTGATAAGAAAGAAATACAAACAAATCCTGTTTCAGAGAATGCAAGATGACACAAGAAAATTATTGAGTAACATAACTAATAATTTGTTACCTGATTCAGTTTAGGATGCCAACTTTTGAAACAAGCTCAAGATTTATAATCTATCAAAGAAGCACAATAAACCTCTTGTTGCGCTATCCCTTTCCACGGATGTTCCAGTAAAAAATAGCTGCTCATCAGGACTGTAAGTGAAACCAATATTTGTTTGTCCGTAGTTATTTGGCAGTTCTTCAAATACCTTCAATGATTCCTTTGTTTTGCGCAGATCCCAAACCTACAACATAATTCATCGGTCAATCAAGATTATGTAGGCCTAGTAAAGAAAGAAAACAGCAAACTATGAACTATCATCTTAAGTATGTGATCATTTATATACCTTCAATGATAACATGGTAAGGATGAGAGATTTTGCTTTGAGGCTGCATTCTGAAACTACTTCCAGGTACTGTGCCAGGTTCTGGAAAGGCAGCAGAACTATCCACATCCTGTATGTTTGAAAAGCCATAATACATTTCAACAGCTATATAATTAACAGTAAcaaagaaacataataaaaactcggCAATATATGATAATAATTAACAAGTCTCGCGGCGCCAACCTTCTTGTTTTTCTCTTCTGGTTTTGGCTCTGAGTCCTATTCATAAACCCAACATCAGACAACATTAGAGTATGTTTGAGTATGCATTGAGTGTTGTTGCTATATGGGAATATATCACTATACCTTGTCAGTTTTCTTTGTAGGTGTAGCTATGAAACTATTGAGATTTTGAGGGCCTTCATAAATTTAAATTCTGcaattttcttttatacaaaaaaaaatagttactatacaatatataaaaattaaaaataaaaaaaatgttatttcagAAGCACAATAAACCTCCTCATCGGGTGAGATTTTAGGCACTAGACTACTTCAATAAAATGACTTTTGACTATGTACTTCTTGCAGCCATGCAAAGTGCAAAACACGCAGAGACTACCCTTTAAACATGCAAAACACGCAGTAGTGTTTGAGCTTAAAgatttttacactttattctacttttaccctttaatttaataactacttaCTCTAAAATagaaactacccactatcaattatgtcattttatatttattaaccactttaaaagttaattttaccaaacactttaatttcaattagttGGCTTTTCAGTTATCAGCGCTAGTAGCTTCATTCGTCAAACGTGCTCTGATTCTCGTTTGCTACGGTAATTCCTGAATTTTAATTCTGCATATTGCTGTGTTTTTGTTCATAGCAGTGGAGTTCATGCTGGACACTATACTATGCTTATACAAGTGCAGCACTTTCAAATCAATGGTAAGTACTAATTACTACTAGTTTGAGGAATATTCCGAATCTTACGGTATTTTTGTGTGTTATTCTATTCATCATAGTGTATATTCATTGTGCACTTTTCTATTTGTCACATAAAGTGTCCACtatgaaatagtaaaaatatatgCTGCACAGCTAGTGGTTGTAGAATAGTAGATATGGTTGATTTATCTATTGGAGATTTCAAGCTTTCTTTAGTTATTACAAGTTAAAAGATTATTGATGATTTTCCTTAGTGTCTCAGTTGGTGAGACAATCTAAATATGATATAGACTTTAACAATGACCACAACAAAATTGACACATTCCATTAATTTTCTtatcatttataattttcttaaatttctattagagtgtgtttggatgagggattctagaaattcatgggattttaaatactaggcaattcaattgattcaattgaattcccttgattttcaaattccaatgtttggataaagtgttgaaattccatcaattgtaaaattctttgtttgggtaatgtaattgaatttccttcatttaattttatttattttaataaaatcgaccctaaacccaaaaattggctGAAAAACCGGAAAAAAACggcggaaaaacctaaaatcgatcaaaaaccataaattggctgaaaaacctaaaatcggccaataAACCGaaaaaattggttgaaaaacctaaaatcagccaaaaaccctaaaatcgacagTAAACacaaaatcggctgaaaaacctaaaatcgaccaaaagccctaaaatcgactataaactctaaaatcggccaaTAAACCGAAAAAAttggctgaaaaacctaaaatcggccaaaaaccctaaaatcgacagTAACACacaaaatcggctgaaaaacctaaaatcgactataaactcggctgaaaacccaaaatattaatcgaaaacccaaaaatcgatagaaaaacctaaaatcggcgaaaaacccaaaaatcgactataaaccctaaaatcgactataaaccctaatatcggccgaaaaaggggtttatagtcgattttaggttttccgGCCGACTTTAGGGTTTATAGACGATTTCAGGATTTTGGgtcaattttaggttttcggccgatttgtttgggtttagggacgattttagattcttctgccgattttttggatgttggctAATTTTGGgctttcggtcgatttttggtttttcggccgattttttgggttttcggccgattttagggtttatagtcgatttttagaattttggccgattttaggttttgtgccgattttaggtttttttgccgattttagggtttatagtcgattttttggattttggccaattttaggttttcggccgattttttgggttttcggtcgatttttggtttttcggccgattttttgggttttcagccaatttttggaattttggccgattttaggtttttctgccgattttttgggtttttagccgattttagggtttatagtcgattttagggcttttggccgattttaggttttttctgccgattttttggattttccgCCGATTTTGGTCACTTACTTACGAACCTTGGAAACGATGGGGCCTTTGCATATGATTGATGCGGTTAATACGCTTGCTTCCGAAGGTCATACAATTTTTGAATACACGAAATCATCTGAGGGTTTTTTCATTCATTTGAGCGAGGCTGCAACACTTTATGAGATATAATCAATGATTTGCAAAAGTCTTTTGCCTCATAAGGATGGTTCTTATGCTATTAGACCGTTTCAAGATGAGGAGGTGTCTTTTATTCCTAGTAAAAACAATTGTGATGTGCACTCTCGTGTGAATGGAAACGGGCCTATAAACTTCGATCTTAGGGTTGAAACAGAACCTTTCATCGAGGACATCCTTAAAAGGTTTAGCAAGCTGAGCAAGGCATGGTTTGTGTATGCATTGACGGGCAAACAACAATTTCCCTTGGGTGAAAAAGATcgttatttaaattatattttggttgtattgtttttttaaaaaaaaaattaaaattgtcgtgtagtttaaacttgtaTGATCATGATAACATACGTTGAAGTTCCTTGTTAATACACAATAgcatttttttctattttctttgtattttaaaCAATAGCATTTTATTGTGTTTGTATGTATGTTATAAACAATGTTTAATGTAAAAATAGTGATGAACATAATTATATCTTCCCCTCATAAggacaattatatatgagatgaAAAAGATCAATCAATCTTCTTTATTGTTGatcaaaagttttacttgatAATGACTCTGTAGAAATATCTAATTCTTCTCTTTTAATATACTTTTCTTTTCATTAGCCGTAGATGCGATactattttcttcaaatttattGTATGTTTAGAATCACAAACCTCAACAAAACCACATTCTGAACTTTCTGGATTTAGTGCTAAAACTTCCACATaattggatgatattgttgtatctctaagatacaaattatataCTCAACTTTGTTCAAATATATTGAGTTTATTGATACCGTCACATACATAATTAGCAAATTGCAATAGTGTTCTCAACGGAACTAAAATATGGTACTTCAAGACCAATTCAAGTAACTAATCATTTTCTCGATCAAGCGACATTATAATCATTCTAGTGATTACTCTAGGATGGGAGAAAAGGACAAAAAGCGACATAAAGGACAAGAAGGacaaaaaggaataaaaatcCCCGGCTCATTGGCTCGGTCTTTGTCACTGCCGATGAAAAGTGAGAACGTTTGTTATGCCGACATGCCTCTCAATTTTAAGAAAAAGTTTTATATTAATGATAATTGTCATAGCATGAAGAAATATATCTAGATAATTAGCTGGTTGAGATcaataacatgtttggatgagaGTGTATTTGAAGATATCTGTAATTTGAACGTAGCTAAAGGGGTTATCCTTTGGTGGAGATTGAAGTTTTTACTCCACAACAAGTATCATCCAAATTCCTAATTTCTAGGGGAGATCTGTATTTCGTAGCTTTTTATGCAGACGACAAATGGATGCAATATGACAAGTGTGGTTTTTCGATTGATAATTGTCAAAGCCTAAAATCATATGATGGGTGGTACAAAAGCGAACCTTGGAAATGATGGGGTCTTTGCATATGATTGATGTGGTTAATACGCGCCGAAGGTCGTACAATTGTTAAATACACGAAATCATCTGAGGTTTTTTTCGTTCATTTGAGCGAGGCTGCAAGACTTTATGAGATATAGAATCGATTTGCAAAAGTCTTTTGCCTCATAAGGATGGTTCTTATGCTATTAGACCGTTTCAAGATGAGGAAGTGtcttttctttctaataaaaacaACTGTGATGTGCACTCTCGTGTGAAAGGAAACGAGCCTATAAACTTCGATCTTAGGATTGAAACAGAACCTTTCATCGAGGACATCCTTAAAAGGTTTAGCAAACTGAGCAAGACATGGTTTGTGTATGCATTGACGAGCAAACAACAATTTCCCTTGGGTGAAAAAGAGCGTTATTTAAACTATATTTTGGttgtattgttttttaaaaaaaaataaaaaaattgtcgtgtagtttaaacttgtaTGATCATGATAACGTACATTGAAGTTCCTTGTTAATAaacaatatcatttttttttctatttttttgtattttaaacaATAGCATTTTATTGTGTTTGTATGTATGTTATAAACAATGTTTAACGTAAAAATAGTGCAGAACATAATTATATCTTCCCCTCATAAGGACAATTATATCTGAGATGAAAAAGATCGATCAATCTTCTTTATAGTTGatcaaaagttttacttgatAATGACTCTATAGAAATATCTAATTCTTCTCCTTTAATAtacttttcttttcattaaCCGTAGATGCGATactattttcttcaaatttattGTATGTGTAGAATCACAAACCTCAACAAAACCACATTATGAACTTTCTGGATTTAGTGCTAAAACTTCCACATaattggatgatattgttgtatctctaagatacaaattatatacttgtttttgttcaaatatatttaaatttattgatatcATCACATACATAATTAGTAAAATGCAATAGTGTTGTCAAAGGAACTAAAATATGGTACTTCAAGACCAATTCAAGTAACTAATCATTTTCTCGATACATTAAATTATCTTTGTTCACATCAAGTGGCATTATAATCATTCTACTACAcaacaaattatatttgttcATATCAAACTGATTTAgtacattttatatataagtttcttcaagaactataacTTAAGAATAATGATCTTTtgtacaatccttcaaggatgcatatatatattttaaattgagttttttttttggtttacaatgttaACAATGAAGATAATGAGTTATTTGAACTTTAGGTGGTGTTTGTCGATGCAGTGATGCTAGATGTTCAACCTACGACGGTGACCGTCTTTGAAATCCAGATGCGATTatatcaatattaatattttttaaataataaagatGTTAAAAATGACTCAACTTACTGAGCTGGTAAACAAGTtactgccgattttttggatgttggccgattttgggttttcggccgatttttggtttttcggccgattttttgggttttcggccgattttagggtttatagtcgatttttagaattttggccgattttaggttttttgccgattttaggtttttttgccgattttagggtttatagtcgattttttggattttggccaattttaggttttcggccgattttttgggttttcggtcgatttttggtttttcggccgattttttgggttttcagccgattttagggtttatagtcgatttttggaattttggccgattttaggtttttctgccgattttttgggttttcggccgattttagggtttatagtcaattttttggcttttggccgattttaggttttttctgccgattttttggattttcggccaATTTAACGTTTAacgtcgattttaggtttttcggctaattttaggttttacgatcaattagtaatttttaaaagtttatagagaagaaagaattttaaattctttggttttaggtgtcattttgaaattctctaaatttaacttaaacaaaatacttcataaatttccatcattttgaaaattcttcaaattttcatccaaacaatggaattcacctcaaatcatttgaattccctcaaaacattactttacctcaaaaaattcctCCATCCAAACATACTCTTAGTCTATAACAGCTTCATCATTTGTGTTTATGGTTTCAGGACAGAGTGCTGCATAAAACTAACCATATAGTTTGATCATAAAACTTGATATATAGCATATATTCATATGATGAAGCTGTTAACCACTACTAGAATTTCAAGGACAACTTAAAACTAAGTAGCCAGCAAAAAATTTGATGCTAAAGGAAATTTGAAGCATATGCTTGTTGGGAGGCAGCCCAATTTTCTATCTATACTATTTAAATTCTGCAATTTACAACTTTAGTACACATGTTTTGAAAATGAGCCAAAACTGGACCATTTTATCTGATGTGAAAattctgcattttttttttcgatagttttcatgaattcactaaGCGAGATTTTCTTGGCTAAGCGAATTTGACAGAATGTTGAAACTCTACTTTCTGTGAACATTCTCACATTCTTTCACCTTAAAACTTTCAACTACTCACCCTCACTAAAAAAATTCTTCACTTTTTCCTCTTTCAAATCACCACACCTCACAAATTTATCACTTCATTTCATTGGTACTCAATTTGCAACTCATAAGGCTGCTGCTATCTTGAAACTTGAGTGTTGATTAAGtggtttttaattgttactatattttgaaacataaaatgCCAATCATCTTGTTGATCCTTTATGAGTTCCTTGAGGGTGTGTATTTTTACATAGTTTTAGTCTTAATCATTCATTGAAACTCATGTGACTGTTGTGTGTCTTTCTTTGCCTCTTTTGAACTATGTGCTTgttattatttcaaaaagaCATCAATTGATTAAGTTAAGCACTTGTTTCTTGCCCATGCTCATTGAATTTTCATGACATAGAAACAAACAACTGATCCGTTAACGTTGTGTTGCAAAGGGAAAATAATAGGAAGAGTAACCATAATCCTTTTTGTGACAATATGTCATTATTGGCAACTGGGTGCACACACTAAGCAATATTTTACTACCAAATAAacaaaagtaacacaataagcacaaatatatattttttggataaCGGATAACTTAAGAGTAAGTGTCCTTCCACTACTAAACCTCAgtttactaataaacaaagcAATATAATAAGCACAGTATCTATATTTTCTTTGAATAATGAATAACTTAAGAGCAAGTGTCCTTGCCACTAAACATAGGTTAATAAACAAAGTAATATAGTAGGCACAAAGTATACATTTTGTGATTAAATGGATAACTTAAGATAAAGTGTCCTTTGCGGAAAAAGGAGAGGAGTAAAGTGTCCCTTTTATTTTGGTGATATAGGAGTAAAgtgtccttttattttattttattgaagaaAGTGtgctttaagttttatttttttgataggTAAGTCGTACTTTATTTTGGTGACATAAGAAAAAAAGTGTCCTGATGCAATTTTTTATCGTTAaaagtttttgttgaaaatatattaaactGAATTTCAGTTTTTATAGTGATCATGATGATGAATTTTCCATACCTACAAAGGTACTCATCTGTTATGGTGTGTGTCACTTTACCACTCTTAAATATGGGTTGTGtgtatgaaatttgttttaaaataaatgttaattTCACTCTTAAATATAGATTTAATTGTTAAAGAAGTCTAATATCGGATGTGCGTTGGCCTGGATCTGGACAAGGGTTTATACTTTATAGTAAGAGGTAATCATCATTTTACAAATCAATTTTGTAaagttgagttagactcaacttCCAAATCTAAGATgatctaactcaaccttacaaattTGACTTGTAAATGTGAGGATTTTCTATTACTTATAAACCATTGTACAAGCCAACGCATAtctgatgtgagacttcttaacacatccTTTCACGTCCAGCACTATTGGATTTAGTGTGTGTGGATATAAATGATAGGTGACCCGATAACGGAAACCTGATAGCAGGTGGt from Trifolium pratense cultivar HEN17-A07 linkage group LG5, ARS_RC_1.1, whole genome shotgun sequence encodes:
- the LOC123887030 gene encoding uncharacterized protein LOC123887030, which translates into the protein MLSDVGFMNRTQSQNQKRKTRRMWIVLLPFQNLAQYLEVVSECSLKAKSLILTMLSLKVWDLRKTKESLKVFEELPNNYGQTNIGFTYSPDEQLFFTGTSVERDSATRGLLCFFDRL
- the LOC123886846 gene encoding two-component response regulator 24-like, encoding MGNQEKGKGLMEPENSAEKLTALVVDDDKLVRMIHQGLLKRAGVKNEAVKNGKEAVDIHYSGQRFDIILMDNEMPIMTGIEATKKLRSMGILSRIIGVSSCTEAEKQEFMKAGIDDYQVKPLTIGVLNSILDVVKASK